Proteins found in one Candidatus Nitrosopelagicus brevis genomic segment:
- a CDS encoding antibiotic biosynthesis monooxygenase family protein, translating to MFVAIVEIVLKDEKKDDFKTWITDSNKTLSKFDGFVSRRLLESRDGGNRIMVEFKDMESFQKMHSSPEHSKFASEIGQFMAQPPQRNFFQVVAE from the coding sequence ATGTTCGTTGCAATTGTAGAAATTGTTCTCAAAGATGAGAAAAAAGATGATTTTAAGACTTGGATAACAGATTCAAATAAAACACTATCGAAATTTGACGGTTTTGTTTCTAGAAGATTATTAGAATCACGTGATGGCGGAAATCGAATAATGGTTGAATTCAAAGATATGGAGTCATTCCAAAAAATGCATTCTAGTCCAGAACATAGTAAATTTGCATCTGAAATTGGTCAATTTATGGCTCAACCACCACAGCGCAATTTCTTCCAAGTGGTTGCAGAATAA
- the purN gene encoding phosphoribosylglycinamide formyltransferase yields the protein MKNLGILISGRGSNMESILKAIKKKKIPINPAVVISNKPNAKGLAIAKKMGIQTEVIESSKYKGKRLQYDKEIISTLKKYKVTPSNGLVCLAGFMRIISPYFIKEYKNKILNIHPALLPAFPGLDAQKQAIEFGSKFSGCTVHFVDEGVDTGSIIIQEIVKINNNDTEKSLSKKILVKEHEIYPKAVELFAKKRISIKGRKVKISN from the coding sequence TTGAAAAATCTGGGAATTTTGATTTCAGGCAGAGGTAGTAACATGGAATCAATTCTCAAGGCAATTAAAAAGAAAAAGATTCCAATCAATCCTGCAGTAGTTATTTCAAACAAACCCAATGCAAAGGGATTGGCAATTGCAAAAAAAATGGGAATTCAAACAGAGGTCATAGAGAGTTCAAAATACAAAGGAAAGAGGCTTCAATATGATAAAGAAATTATTTCGACATTAAAAAAATACAAAGTGACTCCTTCAAATGGACTGGTTTGTTTAGCAGGATTTATGAGAATTATAAGCCCGTATTTTATCAAAGAATATAAAAATAAAATTTTAAACATTCATCCTGCACTCTTACCTGCATTTCCTGGATTAGATGCACAAAAGCAGGCAATAGAATTTGGATCAAAGTTTTCAGGATGTACAGTTCATTTTGTAGATGAAGGAGTAGACACAGGTTCAATAATCATACAAGAAATTGTCAAGATAAATAATAATGATACAGAAAAATCATTATCTAAAAAAATTCTTGTAAAAGAACATGAAATTTATCCAAAAGCCGTTGAACTTTTTGCTAAAAAGAGAATCTCAATTAAGGGAAGAAAAGTAAAAATTTCAAATTAA
- a CDS encoding cupin domain-containing protein, with product MKFEYNTDDYIRKINSGNSYFNTFLDKDTLAAGVLVLKPGEEDTQLPHESDEMYYILEGDGFLKIKNKKYKLKKGKAFFVPKDTEHYFFGNKTKLKILYFFGGPDS from the coding sequence ATGAAGTTTGAATACAATACCGATGATTATATTCGAAAAATAAATAGTGGAAATTCATATTTCAATACATTTCTTGATAAGGATACACTTGCTGCAGGTGTATTGGTCTTAAAACCTGGTGAAGAAGATACTCAGCTTCCACACGAATCTGATGAAATGTATTACATTTTGGAAGGTGATGGATTTTTAAAAATAAAAAACAAAAAGTACAAACTAAAAAAAGGAAAAGCATTTTTTGTTCCAAAAGACACTGAGCATTATTTTTTTGGAAATAAAACTAAATTAAAAATTTTATACTTTTTTGGTGGACCCGACTCTTAA